In Chitinivibrionales bacterium, one genomic interval encodes:
- a CDS encoding DUF1697 domain-containing protein has protein sequence MIVIALLRGINVGGSRALKMQDLIDGFESLGYKNAATYLQSGNVIFDSPGSAAASLEKMIGSMILKRRKLEVNVVVRTVKQWDDIIRGNPFLGNKNHDPAFLHVTFLNKSTRGTKIELSKEGQEDYRVSDREIYLYCPNGYGRTKMNNQQIEKKTGLIATTRNWNTVLAIRELAQRKDR, from the coding sequence ATGATCGTAATCGCGCTTCTCCGCGGCATCAATGTCGGCGGCAGCAGGGCCTTGAAGATGCAGGATCTTATCGATGGTTTCGAATCGCTCGGCTATAAAAACGCGGCAACCTATCTCCAAAGCGGCAACGTCATTTTTGATTCGCCCGGTTCCGCAGCGGCCTCCCTGGAGAAAATGATCGGGTCGATGATCCTTAAGCGCCGGAAGCTCGAGGTGAACGTTGTTGTCCGGACCGTCAAGCAATGGGACGACATCATCCGCGGCAATCCTTTTCTCGGCAATAAAAACCATGATCCGGCCTTTCTCCACGTCACGTTTCTCAACAAGTCAACCAGGGGAACGAAAATTGAATTAAGCAAGGAAGGCCAAGAGGACTATCGCGTTTCGGACCGGGAAATTTATTTGTATTGCCCCAACGGCTACGGCAGGACTAAAATGAACAATCAACAAATCGAAAAGAAGACAGGGCTCATCGCCACGACGCGGAACTGGAACACCGTCCTGGCAATTAGAGAGTTGGCACAGAGAAAAGATCGATAA
- a CDS encoding nitroreductase family protein: MTEAGSPSHGNETFKSIFNRHSIRSFTDKSVSQSDITSILDAANQAPSAHNQQSWRFVIIRGTKKTELVNLVTENSARFPRPTSALLRMAARSIASAPVVIAVMNTGELIRRGPELFEVDSDPVRDFFRIMEIQSSAAAVENMLIAATSLGLASVWLGILIMIQKEVLSFLEFPAGEFMAVVPVGYAQKSSAGPKKKSLDAAVKYLQ; this comes from the coding sequence ATGACAGAAGCCGGCTCGCCATCACACGGAAACGAGACCTTTAAATCCATTTTCAACCGCCACAGCATCCGTTCGTTCACGGACAAGTCCGTTTCCCAGTCAGACATTACCTCGATATTGGACGCTGCCAACCAGGCGCCTTCAGCGCACAATCAGCAGTCTTGGAGATTCGTGATAATCAGGGGAACCAAGAAAACGGAACTGGTCAATCTTGTTACAGAAAATTCCGCCCGCTTTCCACGGCCGACTTCTGCGCTGCTGCGCATGGCCGCGAGAAGCATTGCGAGCGCGCCGGTTGTCATTGCCGTCATGAACACCGGGGAATTGATCCGGCGCGGGCCGGAACTATTCGAAGTTGACAGCGACCCGGTGCGGGATTTCTTCAGGATCATGGAAATCCAGAGTTCCGCCGCTGCGGTGGAGAACATGCTCATTGCCGCCACTTCGCTCGGGCTCGCGTCGGTCTGGTTGGGAATTCTGATAATGATTCAAAAGGAAGTATTGAGCTTCCTTGAGTTTCCCGCCGGCGAGTTCATGGCGGTGGTGCCGGTGGGATATGCGCAGAAGTCAAGCGCAGGGCCGAAGAAGAAGTCGCTGGACGCTGCGGTAAAGTATTTGCAATAG
- a CDS encoding DUF4375 domain-containing protein, which translates to MPEKKILPSYSGQSVDDLLAMEAGYRIDSLVFAFESALDEKAAQIGYEKLSEPEKAVLVIQALQRDVRENGYRQFFMNTPVYAAEVVGMLKSTGCPKAAEVSEGAIGALGIKGRITGEAIYDILQELSEGTLETLKEFDRKFTECEEDVTGILFEYIKKNKNKIKFIKSNNIADE; encoded by the coding sequence ATGCCAGAAAAGAAAATCCTTCCCTCCTATTCCGGCCAATCCGTTGACGATCTTCTCGCAATGGAAGCCGGCTATCGCATCGACTCGCTCGTCTTCGCCTTTGAATCCGCCTTGGATGAAAAAGCGGCACAGATCGGTTACGAAAAGCTTTCCGAACCGGAAAAAGCGGTTTTAGTCATTCAGGCATTGCAGCGCGACGTAAGGGAAAACGGTTATCGGCAATTTTTCATGAACACGCCGGTGTATGCGGCCGAGGTGGTTGGCATGCTGAAATCAACTGGATGCCCAAAGGCGGCGGAGGTATCGGAGGGCGCAATCGGCGCGCTGGGTATCAAAGGCAGGATCACGGGCGAGGCGATTTATGATATTCTGCAGGAGCTGAGCGAGGGGACACTGGAAACATTGAAGGAGTTCGACCGAAAGTTTACCGAATGTGAAGAGGATGTGACGGGTATTTTATTTGAATATATTAAAAAAAATAAAAACAAAATCAAATTTATCAAGTCAAATAATATCGCCGATGAGTAA
- a CDS encoding T9SS type A sorting domain-containing protein: MFRMNRKSKKLLQWLLIVACSILLAPAWMPVYAATQASYYVSPNGSDTNPGTLARPFATITKARDAVRTVNRPLTGDIYVYLRCGTYYTGSPIAFGPADGGTDGFSVIYKAYNSNGVDEKPVISGGVPVTGWTLVSGSIYKATLNRDTKLRCLYVNGVRAKMTEVKNKQASGTSGTFTVAGTEPWAQTSGSAFDALTFSSSVLPAFANPGDVEIEWNWQWCDNIACVRDMTTSGTTTTVSLQQPTGAIAAKLRWGALGVMDGSGAKYNFTFRNAYELLASPGQFYFDRAAHTLYYYSRGENMNTAMVIAPVSEGLLQIYGASTTNRILNLQFYGITFMHDHCSLFDVAGSKGFVGSQSSAVFYKFRSDGDHNAAYFTNEDLPQSTIDVRNCDSLRIERCKFLQCSNAIAINLENDVINSTIIGNVFKDLAGNTVNISTPQDYIIGNGPLFPPGIAGAPQGNVVKDNFARNTSMDFIRVEGISGYFIEGLEISHNDMSYMPYGVIALGWYWGASGSIPPSTVMNNITISYNKVGNDHLVLHDGGTIYVMNSSPNSQIARNYTINGATAIMPDEGSGLWAINNNVVDKAASFWLYLWSNTIHNIVTDNNYTNQPSLQNNGTNCPVTNTHNESGNPWSAAAQAIINGAGIEAAYQDIMADTLAPQACATTGVTNMKNSSVIGNFSVRLAGHQIVFPQEFAGKTFSVIILDLQGRLIQKMTFDKNHPAGPAQRIDLSKGSYVVECSMDGKVVTMKMVNVR, encoded by the coding sequence ATGTTTAGAATGAATCGCAAATCAAAAAAACTCCTTCAATGGTTGTTGATCGTTGCCTGCAGTATCCTGTTAGCGCCCGCGTGGATGCCGGTTTATGCCGCCACCCAGGCGTCTTATTATGTGTCGCCGAACGGCAGCGACACCAACCCCGGCACGCTCGCCCGGCCCTTCGCGACAATCACCAAGGCGCGCGACGCGGTCCGCACCGTGAACCGCCCCCTGACCGGCGACATTTACGTCTACCTGCGCTGCGGCACGTACTACACCGGCTCGCCAATCGCGTTTGGCCCGGCCGACGGGGGAACAGACGGCTTTTCGGTGATTTACAAAGCATACAACAGCAACGGCGTTGACGAGAAGCCGGTCATCAGCGGGGGCGTGCCGGTGACGGGCTGGACGCTCGTGAGCGGCAGCATCTACAAGGCGACGCTCAACCGGGACACGAAGCTGCGCTGCCTCTATGTCAATGGAGTGCGGGCAAAAATGACGGAAGTGAAAAACAAACAGGCATCCGGCACCTCGGGGACGTTTACCGTTGCCGGCACCGAGCCCTGGGCGCAGACGAGCGGGTCGGCGTTCGACGCCTTGACGTTCAGTTCATCGGTGCTCCCTGCTTTTGCCAATCCCGGCGACGTCGAGATCGAGTGGAACTGGCAATGGTGCGACAACATAGCGTGCGTCAGGGACATGACGACCTCCGGCACAACGACCACCGTCAGTCTGCAGCAGCCGACGGGCGCCATCGCGGCAAAATTGAGATGGGGAGCGCTCGGCGTCATGGACGGGTCTGGTGCAAAGTACAATTTCACGTTCAGAAACGCCTATGAACTGCTCGCAAGCCCCGGTCAGTTTTATTTCGATAGAGCGGCCCATACCCTCTATTATTACAGCAGGGGCGAGAACATGAACACCGCCATGGTCATCGCGCCCGTCAGCGAAGGACTGCTCCAAATCTACGGAGCGTCAACGACGAACCGAATTCTGAACCTGCAGTTTTACGGCATTACGTTCATGCATGACCATTGCTCGCTTTTCGATGTCGCGGGTTCAAAAGGGTTCGTCGGCTCGCAGAGCTCGGCGGTCTTCTACAAGTTCCGCTCCGACGGCGACCATAACGCGGCCTATTTCACCAACGAGGATCTGCCGCAGTCGACCATTGACGTCAGGAACTGCGACTCACTGCGCATCGAGCGGTGCAAATTCCTGCAATGCAGCAACGCGATCGCAATCAATCTGGAAAACGACGTGATCAACAGCACGATCATCGGAAACGTCTTCAAGGACCTGGCGGGCAATACGGTCAACATCTCAACTCCGCAGGACTATATAATCGGCAACGGACCGTTATTCCCGCCCGGAATCGCAGGCGCACCTCAAGGCAACGTTGTGAAGGACAACTTTGCAAGGAACACCTCCATGGATTTCATCCGGGTCGAGGGCATTTCGGGCTACTTTATCGAAGGGCTGGAAATTTCGCATAATGACATGAGCTACATGCCATACGGCGTGATCGCGCTGGGCTGGTACTGGGGTGCATCGGGATCCATTCCGCCGTCAACGGTGATGAACAACATTACCATCAGCTATAACAAAGTCGGCAACGATCACCTGGTATTGCATGACGGCGGGACGATTTACGTGATGAATTCCTCGCCTAATTCGCAAATAGCAAGAAACTATACGATCAATGGAGCAACGGCGATAATGCCGGACGAAGGATCGGGCCTCTGGGCAATCAACAACAATGTCGTGGATAAGGCAGCGAGCTTCTGGCTGTACCTCTGGAGCAACACCATCCACAATATCGTCACGGACAACAACTATACCAACCAGCCCAGCTTGCAGAACAATGGCACCAATTGCCCTGTCACCAATACGCATAACGAAAGCGGAAACCCCTGGTCGGCCGCGGCCCAGGCCATCATCAACGGCGCCGGCATCGAAGCCGCGTACCAAGACATCATGGCTGATACGCTTGCGCCGCAGGCTTGCGCGACGACCGGCGTGACAAACATGAAGAATAGCAGTGTGATCGGTAATTTTTCAGTCCGGCTCGCGGGACACCAGATCGTATTCCCGCAGGAATTTGCGGGAAAAACCTTTTCCGTAATCATACTGGACCTTCAGGGCCGGCTCATCCAGAAAATGACCTTTGACAAAAATCATCCGGCAGGGCCGGCGCAGCGAATTGATTTAAGCAAAGGGTCCTATGTGGTGGAATGCAGCATGGACGGAAAGGTTGTGACGATGAAAATGGTTAATGTCAGGTAA